One region of Eubacterium sp. 1001713B170207_170306_E7 genomic DNA includes:
- a CDS encoding cation-translocating P-type ATPase, with product MSETFFNRSAQETLDELHTSATGLSTAEAESRSKTFGPNKLSEGKKKSVAVVFLEQFKDLLVVILTIAAIISLLSGESESTIVIFAVLLLNAVLGTVQYVKAEKSLESLKAMSSPVARVIRDGARLEIPSQEVVPGDILLLEAGDLVVADGRILENFSLKVNESSLTGESESVEKTADTIPTEKVALGDQINMVFSGSLVTYGRATVVVTATGMGTELGKIASLMNQTQQRKTPLQTSLDNFSKKLAVIILAVCVVVFMLSVFRSHMPVLDSLMFAVALAVAAIPEALSSIVTIVLAMGTQKMAKQNAVIKDLKAVESLGAVSVICSDKTGTLTQNRMCPQKIYADGRLTACEDYDLTNDAQRLLLKIALLASDATTDEDAGTSIGDPTEVALVQIGDSFGIEESTYRSQHPRLRELPFDSDRKLMSTLHELEKIPTLLTKGALDVMLERSNWIYTTGGIVPMTDEKRSEIINTNRSLSEEGLRVLAFAYRELPEVRDLSIDDENDFVFVGLISMIDPPRPESVQAVADAKRGGIRTVMITGDHKITATAIARQVGIFEAGDIAVEGVELDAMTDAELDEKLPRISVYARVSPEHKIRIVDAWQRQGRIVSMTGDGVNDAPALKKADIGVAMGITGTEVSKDAASMILTDDNFATIVKAVINGRNIYANIKNAIQFLLSGNTAGILCVLYASLMALPVPFAPVHLLFINLLTDSLPAIAIGMEPSRRGLLNQPPRNPKEPILNQNLLRRIVSQGLLIAIATMAAFYLGHQSGNAMLASTMAFATLTLARLFHGFNCRGDESIFRLKFGTNKYSLMAFFGGVLLLAAVLFIPGLNTLFFVAPLSMTQIGQIALLAFLPTLIIQIVKVAAGSRIVSGKADLSDD from the coding sequence ATGTCAGAAACCTTTTTTAACCGTTCTGCACAGGAAACACTGGACGAGCTGCACACCTCCGCCACGGGCCTCAGTACCGCCGAGGCCGAAAGCCGGTCCAAAACCTTTGGCCCAAACAAGCTTTCAGAGGGTAAGAAAAAAAGCGTCGCCGTGGTTTTTCTGGAGCAGTTCAAAGATCTGCTGGTAGTGATCCTTACCATCGCCGCCATTATTTCCCTGCTTTCGGGTGAAAGCGAGAGCACCATTGTTATTTTTGCTGTTTTACTTCTAAACGCCGTACTCGGCACCGTTCAGTATGTTAAAGCTGAAAAATCCCTTGAGAGCCTGAAGGCCATGTCCTCACCTGTGGCACGGGTGATCCGTGACGGCGCCCGTCTTGAGATCCCCTCTCAGGAGGTTGTACCCGGCGATATTCTGCTGCTGGAAGCCGGCGATCTGGTTGTCGCCGACGGACGGATTCTGGAAAACTTTTCCCTCAAGGTCAACGAAAGCTCACTGACCGGGGAATCCGAAAGTGTTGAAAAAACCGCGGACACCATCCCCACCGAAAAGGTAGCCCTCGGTGACCAGATCAACATGGTTTTCTCAGGCTCTCTGGTAACCTATGGCCGGGCAACCGTTGTGGTCACCGCCACTGGCATGGGCACAGAGCTCGGGAAAATCGCCTCGCTTATGAACCAGACTCAGCAGCGCAAAACGCCGCTTCAAACCAGTCTGGACAATTTCAGTAAAAAGCTGGCCGTGATTATTCTGGCTGTCTGCGTGGTGGTTTTTATGCTCTCGGTTTTCCGCAGCCATATGCCGGTTTTGGATTCTCTGATGTTCGCCGTGGCTCTGGCGGTAGCGGCCATTCCCGAGGCGCTCAGCTCCATTGTGACCATCGTGCTGGCCATGGGCACTCAGAAAATGGCCAAACAGAACGCAGTTATCAAAGACCTGAAAGCGGTCGAAAGCCTTGGCGCGGTGTCGGTTATCTGCTCGGATAAAACCGGCACGCTCACCCAGAACCGCATGTGTCCCCAGAAAATTTACGCTGACGGCAGGCTCACTGCCTGCGAGGATTACGACCTCACCAACGACGCGCAGCGCCTGCTGTTAAAAATCGCCCTGCTGGCCAGCGACGCCACCACCGATGAAGACGCCGGCACCTCCATCGGCGATCCCACCGAGGTCGCCCTGGTACAGATCGGCGACTCCTTCGGCATTGAGGAATCCACCTACCGCAGCCAGCATCCCCGCCTGCGTGAGCTGCCCTTTGACTCTGACCGTAAGCTCATGAGCACCCTGCACGAGCTCGAAAAGATACCGACCCTGCTGACAAAGGGCGCCCTCGACGTGATGCTCGAGCGCTCCAACTGGATTTACACCACCGGCGGCATCGTACCCATGACCGACGAAAAGCGCAGTGAGATCATTAACACTAACCGCTCCCTGTCTGAGGAAGGGCTCCGTGTTCTGGCCTTTGCCTACCGTGAACTGCCCGAAGTCCGGGATTTATCCATTGATGACGAAAATGACTTTGTGTTCGTGGGCCTCATCTCCATGATCGACCCGCCCCGTCCGGAATCTGTCCAGGCTGTGGCCGACGCCAAGCGCGGCGGTATCCGCACGGTCATGATCACCGGCGACCACAAGATCACCGCCACCGCCATCGCGCGGCAGGTCGGTATCTTCGAGGCAGGCGACATTGCTGTGGAGGGCGTTGAGCTGGACGCCATGACCGATGCCGAGCTGGACGAAAAGCTTCCCCGCATTTCCGTCTACGCCCGCGTATCGCCTGAACACAAAATCCGGATTGTCGACGCCTGGCAGCGCCAGGGACGCATCGTCTCCATGACCGGCGACGGCGTCAACGATGCGCCGGCCCTCAAAAAGGCCGACATTGGCGTGGCTATGGGCATCACCGGCACCGAGGTCAGCAAGGACGCAGCGTCCATGATCCTGACCGACGATAACTTTGCCACCATTGTCAAAGCTGTCATCAACGGTCGTAACATTTACGCCAACATTAAAAACGCCATCCAATTTTTGCTCTCGGGCAACACCGCGGGTATCCTCTGCGTGCTTTACGCCTCGCTGATGGCCCTGCCTGTCCCCTTTGCCCCGGTACACCTGCTGTTCATCAATCTGCTGACGGACAGCCTGCCTGCCATCGCCATCGGTATGGAGCCCTCACGCCGCGGGCTGTTAAACCAGCCGCCCCGCAACCCCAAAGAACCGATTTTAAACCAAAATCTGCTCAGACGTATTGTCTCACAGGGGCTGCTGATCGCCATTGCCACCATGGCTGCCTTTTACCTCGGGCACCAGTCCGGCAACGCTATGCTGGCCAGCACCATGGCCTTCGCGACCCTGACTCTGGCCCGTCTCTTTCACGGCTTTAACTGCCGTGGCGACGAGTCCATTTTCCGCTTGAAGTTCGGAACCAATAAATATTCGCTCATGGCATTCTTTGGCGGTGTTCTGCTTTTGGCGGCAGTCCTGTTTATCCCAGGCCTTAACACCCTGTTCTTTGTAGCCCCTCTGAGCATGACCCAGATTGGCCAGATTGCCCTGCTGGCGTTTCTGCCGACACTGATCATCCAAATTGTCAAGGTGGCCGCCGGTTCCCGTATTGTGAGCGGCAAAGCAGACCTCTCAGATGACTAA
- a CDS encoding helix-turn-helix transcriptional regulator produces MKKTIKYKENVSEEEKYYTELQKIIEEIAAYERQLRACYGMSQKDIAILIGISQSEVSKLEKKAIFGRKYAYKLHDFLQHLLINPAIPGFDFLGKAQEHSMRNLVEEMYFLNRKYIDEINKRP; encoded by the coding sequence ACCATAAAATATAAAGAAAATGTGAGTGAAGAAGAAAAATATTACACGGAGCTTCAGAAAATCATTGAGGAGATTGCAGCCTATGAGCGGCAGCTCCGGGCCTGCTATGGCATGAGCCAGAAGGATATAGCCATATTGATCGGGATCAGCCAGTCGGAAGTCAGCAAGCTTGAGAAAAAGGCCATATTTGGCCGAAAATATGCGTATAAGCTGCATGATTTTTTACAGCATCTGCTGATTAATCCCGCCATACCAGGCTTTGATTTTCTGGGGAAGGCGCAGGAGCACTCGATGAGAAACCTTGTGGAGGAAATGTATTTTTTAAACCGAAAATATATTGATGAAATCAATAAAAGACCCTGA